A single genomic interval of Macaca nemestrina isolate mMacNem1 chromosome 14, mMacNem.hap1, whole genome shotgun sequence harbors:
- the LOC105498393 gene encoding izumo sperm-egg fusion protein 3 isoform X1 gives MRLPDSGMEMGVGVKWSQTIQDKALIPGFLKEKELSELVARTTCCWGAGLKKEMGDLWLFLLLPLSAFHGVKGCLECDPKFIEDVGSLLANLIPSEVPGQTQLLEWQIKEMISLSFKVSHSDKRLRVLAVQQVVKLRTWLKNEFYKLGNETWKGVFIFQGKLLEVRQNLESKLKELLKNFSEVACSEDCIVVEGPILDCWMCLRMTNRCFKGEYCGDEDPRKAENREIALFLILLATVVILGSAVLLFHFCIFHRRKMKAIRRSLKEYLEKKLEELMGNIDEEEEKDFRLRK, from the exons ATGAGATTGCCTGATAGTGGgatggagatgggggtgggggttaaGTGGAGTCAGACTATCCAGGACAAGGCTCTCATTCCTGGATTTTTGAAGGAAAAGGAACTAAGTGAACTAGTTGCCAGGACAACCTGCTGTTGGGGAGCGGGGTTGAAGAAAGAAATGGGTGACCTGTGGTTATTCCTGCTCCTGCCCCTGTCAGCCTTCCATGGAGTCAAAGGCTGTTTAGAGTGTGACCCCAAATTTATAGAGGATGTTGGCTCCTTGCTGGCAAATCTGATACCCTCAGAAGTCCCTGGCCAAACTCAGCTGCTTGAATGGCAGATTAAGGAGATGATTAGTTTAAGCTTCAAGGTCTCCCACAGTGACAAGAGGCTTCGGGTGTTGG CTGTTCAACAGGTTGTTAAGTTGAGAACATGGCTGAAGAATGAATTTTATAAACTGGGCAATGAAACATGGAAAG GTGTCTTTATCTTTCAAGGCAAGCTTCTGGAGGTCCGCCAAAACCTGGAATCCAAACTGAAAGAATTACTAAAGAACTTCTCTGAAGTTG CGTGTTCTGAAGATTGCA TTGTGGTTGAAGGTCCCATACTTGATTGTTGGATGTGTCTTCGCATGACCAACAGGTGCTTCAAAGGAGAATATTGTGGAG ATGAGGATCCAAGGAAGGCTGAGAATCGAGAGATTGCTCTATTTCTCATATTGCTGGCAACAGTTGTAATACTGGGAAGTGCTGTGTTACT ATTCCATTTTTGCATCTTTCATCGGAGGAAAATGAAAGCAATACGAAGGTCACTAAAGGAATATTTGGAGAAGAAACTTGAAGAATTAATGGGGAATatagatgaggaggaggagaaagactTTAGACTCAGAAAATAA
- the LOC105498393 gene encoding izumo sperm-egg fusion protein 3 isoform X2, which yields MEMGVGVKWSQTIQDKALIPGFLKEKELSELVARTTCCWGAGLKKEMGDLWLFLLLPLSAFHGVKGCLECDPKFIEDVGSLLANLIPSEVPGQTQLLEWQIKEMISLSFKVSHSDKRLRVLAVQQVVKLRTWLKNEFYKLGNETWKGVFIFQGKLLEVRQNLESKLKELLKNFSEVVVVEGPILDCWMCLRMTNRCFKGEYCGDEDPRKAENREIALFLILLATVVILGSAVLLFHFCIFHRRKMKAIRRSLKEYLEKKLEELMGNIDEEEEKDFRLRK from the exons atggagatgggggtgggggttaaGTGGAGTCAGACTATCCAGGACAAGGCTCTCATTCCTGGATTTTTGAAGGAAAAGGAACTAAGTGAACTAGTTGCCAGGACAACCTGCTGTTGGGGAGCGGGGTTGAAGAAAGAAATGGGTGACCTGTGGTTATTCCTGCTCCTGCCCCTGTCAGCCTTCCATGGAGTCAAAGGCTGTTTAGAGTGTGACCCCAAATTTATAGAGGATGTTGGCTCCTTGCTGGCAAATCTGATACCCTCAGAAGTCCCTGGCCAAACTCAGCTGCTTGAATGGCAGATTAAGGAGATGATTAGTTTAAGCTTCAAGGTCTCCCACAGTGACAAGAGGCTTCGGGTGTTGG CTGTTCAACAGGTTGTTAAGTTGAGAACATGGCTGAAGAATGAATTTTATAAACTGGGCAATGAAACATGGAAAG GTGTCTTTATCTTTCAAGGCAAGCTTCTGGAGGTCCGCCAAAACCTGGAATCCAAACTGAAAGAATTACTAAAGAACTTCTCTGAAGTTG TTGTGGTTGAAGGTCCCATACTTGATTGTTGGATGTGTCTTCGCATGACCAACAGGTGCTTCAAAGGAGAATATTGTGGAG ATGAGGATCCAAGGAAGGCTGAGAATCGAGAGATTGCTCTATTTCTCATATTGCTGGCAACAGTTGTAATACTGGGAAGTGCTGTGTTACT ATTCCATTTTTGCATCTTTCATCGGAGGAAAATGAAAGCAATACGAAGGTCACTAAAGGAATATTTGGAGAAGAAACTTGAAGAATTAATGGGGAATatagatgaggaggaggagaaagactTTAGACTCAGAAAATAA